From a single Collibacillus ludicampi genomic region:
- a CDS encoding SOS response-associated peptidase — translation MRITLKSKEPFGMAGLYDTWTAPNGTKINTCTIITTRPNELVGEIHDRMPVILRPEDEAIWLDREKQDVEMLQSLLVPYPADEMRAYPVSPLVGNVKNDSVECIREV, via the coding sequence ATGAGGATCACGCTGAAAAGTAAAGAGCCGTTTGGCATGGCAGGTCTTTATGATACATGGACAGCACCGAATGGAACTAAGATTAATACATGTACGATCATAACCACAAGACCTAACGAGCTTGTTGGCGAGATTCATGACCGTATGCCGGTGATTCTTCGGCCGGAAGATGAAGCGATCTGGTTGGATCGGGAGAAGCAGGATGTTGAGATGCTACAATCGTTGCTAGTACCCTATCCTGCTGATGAGATGAGGGCATATCCGGTATCACCGCTCGTCGGGAATGTGAAGAATGATTCGGTAGAGTGTATCAGGGAAGTGTAG
- a CDS encoding S-layer homology domain-containing protein: MANIWDGTHLFIWQPWEVFGGDANAIIAKLKELGVTGVILKYSDGNLVGDPVSQRFMAEFKRLAPLFKKEGLTVGGWTYQYLTDVDGEVDALRQAVEAGADWIVLDAEKDVTGKNALVTQYGQKVRALFPNLKIGLSSYAIADYHKEVPFNEYAAFVDVMMPQIYWSTMGWDVAVAFNASIASYRKFGKPIAPTGQAYDGATSADMARFVQLCKQAGFTHVSWWDMQHCTDEHFCGIKSNLILPTVSATSIAPATLSPKAAALNDLPADVPADAWFAKAVEYVIREGIMGVDANGNFNPDQPVTRAMLAQTIYNLYHQKA; encoded by the coding sequence ATGGCAAACATTTGGGACGGCACACATCTTTTTATCTGGCAACCTTGGGAGGTTTTTGGCGGCGACGCCAATGCCATCATTGCCAAGCTGAAAGAACTAGGCGTAACAGGCGTCATTCTGAAATACAGCGACGGGAACCTCGTTGGGGATCCCGTCAGTCAACGCTTCATGGCCGAATTCAAGCGCCTGGCCCCGCTCTTTAAGAAAGAAGGTTTAACCGTCGGTGGCTGGACGTACCAGTACCTAACCGATGTTGACGGTGAGGTCGATGCTCTCCGCCAAGCGGTGGAAGCCGGGGCCGACTGGATCGTCCTTGATGCCGAGAAGGATGTGACGGGCAAAAATGCACTGGTGACTCAGTACGGCCAAAAAGTTCGGGCGCTCTTCCCGAATCTGAAAATCGGGCTGTCGTCCTACGCGATCGCAGACTACCACAAAGAAGTACCGTTCAACGAGTATGCCGCATTCGTGGACGTGATGATGCCGCAGATTTACTGGTCCACAATGGGCTGGGACGTTGCCGTAGCTTTCAATGCATCCATTGCCAGCTATCGAAAGTTTGGCAAACCGATCGCGCCGACTGGCCAAGCATATGATGGGGCCACAAGTGCGGACATGGCGCGTTTCGTGCAGTTGTGCAAACAAGCAGGGTTTACGCATGTGAGCTGGTGGGACATGCAGCATTGTACGGATGAGCATTTCTGTGGTATCAAGTCAAACCTGATCCTGCCGACAGTGTCTGCGACTTCTATCGCTCCTGCGACATTATCGCCAAAGGCAGCCGCATTAAACGACTTGCCGGCCGATGTGCCTGCTGATGCCTGGTTCGCTAAAGCAGTCGAATATGTCATTCGGGAAGGAATCATGGGTGTAGATGCAAACGGAAACTTCAATCCTGATCAGCCTGTTACTCGCGCTATGCTGGCGCAGACTATCTATAACCTGTACCACCAAAAAGCATAA
- a CDS encoding helix-turn-helix transcriptional regulator: MGWFGLGKDRTKLGKFLDKHGIHQEDLVKLSGVSRSTIYRLCKDKDYKPHVKTARKIILSLRKWDAQISSEDFW, encoded by the coding sequence ATGGGATGGTTTGGATTAGGGAAGGACAGAACAAAATTGGGGAAATTTTTGGATAAACATGGAATTCATCAGGAAGATCTCGTAAAGCTAAGTGGTGTCAGTCGCTCGACAATTTATCGTTTATGTAAAGATAAAGATTACAAACCGCATGTTAAAACCGCTAGAAAAATAATCCTATCATTGCGGAAATGGGATGCTCAGATTTCATCTGAGGATTTTTGGTAA